One window of Bacillus alkalicellulosilyticus genomic DNA carries:
- a CDS encoding DUF523 domain-containing protein — translation MIMISSCIAGLATRYDGKDARVEAIEALVAEGKAMLVCPEQLGGLPTPRLPAEIVGGDGYDVLDGRARVVNSAGEDVTKQFIAGAYQSLKIAQKIRATEAILKENSPSCGSGNIYDGTFTGNKVDGIGVTAALFERHNIKVRSEVNLEE, via the coding sequence ATGATTATGATAAGTTCCTGTATAGCGGGATTAGCAACGAGATATGACGGCAAGGATGCTCGGGTGGAAGCGATTGAAGCTCTTGTGGCAGAGGGGAAGGCGATGCTCGTTTGCCCGGAACAACTAGGAGGCCTGCCGACACCACGACTTCCAGCGGAAATCGTTGGGGGAGATGGGTATGATGTGTTAGATGGAAGGGCTCGAGTGGTGAATTCAGCAGGTGAAGATGTAACGAAACAATTTATCGCAGGAGCGTATCAATCATTAAAAATCGCCCAAAAAATAAGAGCTACGGAAGCTATTTTAAAAGAAAATAGCCCTTCTTGTGGCAGTGGAAATATTTATGATGGAACATTTACAGGAAATAAAGTAGATGGGATTGGTGTAACCGCGGCATTATTTGAGCGACATAATATCAAGGTGCGGTCCGAAGTGAATCTTGAGGAATAG
- a CDS encoding polysaccharide deacetylase family protein, whose protein sequence is MLRVLSLIIVGVAIFFQGCSEVVFIEKVNSQKQLDVRKKGEFPEKDSNQLVDWTSYPSHSTSWGENVTGVKTTFYTENKEIALTFDACGGQYGSGYDEKLIDFLTKEQIPATLFINKRWITENEELFVELAENRLFQIENHGTEHLPLSVNGRTAWGIQGTNSPEEVFWEVVGNQEEVKRITGRYPTMFRSGTAYYDDVAVEIVEDIGLQVVNYSLLGDAGATFSSQKVKHALLQAKPGDIALLHMNQPQSGTAQGVIEAIPILEEAGFSFVTLEGYELR, encoded by the coding sequence TTGTTACGTGTTTTAAGTTTAATTATAGTAGGAGTTGCGATTTTTTTTCAAGGTTGTAGTGAGGTAGTTTTCATTGAAAAAGTTAATTCTCAAAAGCAGTTGGATGTAAGAAAAAAAGGGGAGTTTCCTGAAAAAGACTCCAACCAACTAGTGGATTGGACGAGCTATCCTTCTCATTCAACCAGTTGGGGTGAAAATGTTACAGGTGTAAAAACAACATTTTACACTGAAAACAAAGAAATTGCATTGACTTTTGATGCTTGTGGCGGTCAATATGGAAGCGGGTATGACGAAAAGTTAATTGATTTTCTTACAAAAGAACAGATTCCGGCTACGTTATTTATAAATAAACGGTGGATTACGGAAAATGAAGAGCTCTTTGTAGAGTTAGCCGAAAATCGATTATTCCAAATTGAAAACCATGGGACAGAGCACCTTCCGCTATCGGTAAATGGAAGGACGGCGTGGGGGATTCAAGGGACAAATAGTCCAGAAGAGGTGTTTTGGGAAGTCGTTGGGAATCAAGAAGAAGTAAAGCGAATAACGGGGCGATATCCTACGATGTTTCGGTCAGGCACAGCCTATTATGATGACGTCGCGGTTGAAATTGTTGAAGATATAGGATTACAGGTCGTAAATTACTCTTTATTAGGAGATGCCGGAGCGACTTTTTCAAGTCAGAAGGTTAAACATGCCTTACTTCAAGCTAAGCCAGGAGACATTGCATTGCTTCATATGAATCAACCTCAAAGTGGAACCGCTCAAGGTGTAATCGAAGCTATACCGATTTTAGAGGAAGCGGGTTTTTCATTTGTGACGTTAGAGGGTTATGAACTTCGGTAA
- a CDS encoding Ger(x)C family spore germination protein, whose translation MKKLLLLLFVCIFLLQTGCWDRQELNEIAIVTGLAVDLGENGHYVLSVEILNPPALDPQTGGDRTASIVYSFRGQSIAELFHKMNVAYTRTLIYSHMRTVVISEEVAKDGIAEFLDLLERDREVRNDFNIITVSNANASDVLKITYPIQQVSTMKLNTQLQTMVEEWSGDPEIRLKDIIESLVAKGGEPVCAAVKIEGSSEKGSSMENTKTISPDAIVTLDGLSVFKGDNHIGKMELRDTRNYMWLTGKLRKTTMIVPCEDGKFVTATLKRSKTNVEAKYVNGIPTFHVSIVVEGKVAASQCGLDFMEVDTIRDIEKKVAHSIESELRKTVETVQDEFQSDIFGFGEKMRIQDYENFLKVQDHWNEEFARAKITFDITAKIRRTGLTTESFLNKVNESN comes from the coding sequence ATGAAGAAACTACTTCTACTCCTATTCGTTTGTATTTTTCTATTGCAGACCGGTTGTTGGGACCGACAAGAGCTTAATGAAATAGCTATTGTTACGGGCTTGGCCGTTGATTTGGGTGAAAACGGACATTATGTATTAAGTGTTGAAATATTAAATCCTCCTGCGTTAGACCCTCAAACAGGGGGAGACAGAACTGCATCAATTGTATATTCTTTTAGAGGGCAGTCCATTGCAGAGTTATTTCATAAGATGAATGTTGCCTATACAAGAACATTGATATACTCCCATATGCGTACGGTCGTTATAAGTGAAGAGGTAGCAAAAGATGGAATAGCTGAATTTCTGGATTTGTTAGAACGGGACCGTGAAGTACGAAATGATTTTAATATTATTACAGTAAGTAATGCGAATGCATCTGATGTCTTAAAAATAACCTATCCGATACAGCAAGTATCAACGATGAAATTAAACACTCAGCTTCAAACGATGGTAGAGGAATGGAGTGGAGACCCGGAAATTCGGTTGAAAGATATTATTGAATCATTGGTTGCAAAAGGTGGAGAACCGGTTTGTGCCGCTGTGAAAATTGAAGGATCGTCTGAAAAAGGAAGTTCGATGGAGAACACCAAAACCATTTCACCGGATGCGATTGTCACTCTTGATGGTCTTAGTGTCTTTAAAGGAGATAATCACATCGGGAAAATGGAACTACGAGATACGCGGAATTACATGTGGCTAACGGGAAAATTAAGAAAGACAACCATGATTGTACCTTGTGAAGATGGTAAGTTTGTTACAGCTACTCTGAAACGTTCAAAGACTAACGTTGAAGCAAAGTACGTTAATGGGATTCCAACATTTCATGTATCTATCGTTGTCGAAGGTAAAGTAGCTGCTAGTCAATGTGGGCTAGATTTTATGGAAGTTGACACGATTCGAGACATTGAAAAGAAAGTAGCTCATTCAATTGAATCCGAATTAAGAAAAACCGTAGAAACAGTACAAGACGAGTTTCAATCAGATATTTTTGGGTTTGGTGAAAAAATGCGTATTCAAGATTATGAGAATTTCCTGAAGGTGCAAGACCATTGGAATGAGGAGTTTGCAAGAGCTAAAATCACATTTGATATTACTGCGAAAATACGTAGAACAGGATTAACTACGGAGTCCTTTTTAAATAAAGTCAATGAATCCAACTAG
- a CDS encoding spore germination protein: MLKLKKKLHQQLKNSTKKPARSDTINKDAKQFQAWITQTLGNSFDFYHETVQVGSTNGYLYYLTTMTNTEVITEKITQPLSSISSNNQSMTLSEWKTLCHKIFGGTQHHFVATKNEVVTLLMKGYLVIHLDGMNEVIVIKIRSTDLRSIEEPSTQTIIRGPKEGFIENLDTNINLVRRRIKNPKLRFEEHVVGSETSTGVALGYLEGVANSKIVEEVRKRITDIQTNAIFESANIEEFITDKTLTPFPLLYNTERPDTIAAHILSGKVAIFVDGSPFVLSAPTVLNDFIATSEDYYLPYLMGTFLRLLRYLAFFISLLLPAFYVGIITYHHEMIPTDLIISIISQREGVPFPALVEAILMEIAFEILREAGIRMPRAVGGTISIVGGLVIGQAAVEAGLVSNIMVIVVSLTAISSFVSPIYSFSIAARLLRFVFIILAGIFGFYGILLGLIMMVAHLASLRSFGIAYLSPYAPFFLHDHEDTMVRVPIWMMRQRPKSFRTEEANKQPNAKSPSPPSQEAGS, translated from the coding sequence ATGTTAAAGCTTAAGAAAAAACTTCATCAACAATTAAAAAACAGCACAAAAAAGCCTGCTCGATCCGATACAATCAATAAGGATGCCAAGCAATTTCAAGCGTGGATTACGCAAACGCTCGGAAACTCGTTTGATTTTTATCATGAGACCGTGCAAGTCGGTTCGACAAATGGGTATCTCTATTACTTGACGACGATGACGAATACAGAAGTCATTACTGAAAAGATAACACAACCGCTTTCTAGCATTTCAAGTAACAACCAATCGATGACATTAAGTGAGTGGAAAACATTATGTCATAAAATATTCGGAGGAACACAACACCATTTTGTCGCAACAAAAAATGAAGTCGTCACTTTACTAATGAAAGGTTATCTCGTCATCCACTTAGATGGCATGAATGAAGTTATTGTAATTAAAATTAGGTCGACTGATTTACGTTCAATTGAAGAACCTAGCACACAAACCATTATACGAGGTCCAAAGGAAGGGTTCATCGAGAATCTTGACACAAACATTAACCTTGTAAGACGGAGGATAAAAAATCCAAAATTGCGTTTTGAAGAGCATGTTGTTGGAAGTGAAACATCTACAGGAGTTGCCCTTGGGTATTTGGAGGGGGTTGCCAATTCCAAAATCGTAGAAGAGGTACGAAAACGAATTACTGATATTCAGACAAATGCCATTTTTGAGTCAGCCAATATTGAAGAATTTATTACGGATAAAACATTAACCCCTTTTCCGTTACTATATAACACCGAACGTCCGGATACAATTGCGGCTCATATTTTATCTGGGAAGGTTGCTATTTTTGTAGACGGTTCACCGTTTGTCCTTTCCGCTCCAACTGTATTAAATGATTTTATAGCGACATCTGAGGATTATTACCTTCCCTATTTGATGGGTACGTTTTTGCGGTTATTACGCTATCTAGCCTTTTTTATTTCCTTGCTGTTACCTGCATTTTATGTGGGCATCATTACATACCATCACGAGATGATTCCTACTGATTTAATCATTAGTATTATTTCTCAAAGAGAAGGCGTTCCATTTCCTGCTTTAGTTGAGGCCATTTTAATGGAAATTGCTTTTGAAATTTTAAGAGAAGCGGGAATTCGGATGCCACGAGCCGTAGGGGGGACGATTTCAATTGTTGGTGGTCTAGTTATCGGACAAGCCGCTGTTGAGGCTGGACTTGTATCAAATATCATGGTTATTGTTGTATCGTTAACAGCGATTTCTAGTTTTGTTTCTCCGATTTATTCGTTTTCTATTGCAGCAAGATTGTTACGTTTCGTCTTTATCATACTGGCAGGAATCTTTGGCTTTTATGGCATCTTATTAGGACTGATTATGATGGTTGCTCATTTAGCTAGCTTACGTTCTTTTGGAATCGCATATCTCTCTCCATATGCACCATTTTTCTTGCATGATCATGAGGATACGATGGTGAGAGTACCAATATGGATGATGAGACAACGACCGAAATCGTTTCGAACAGAAGAGGCCAATAAACAACCTAATGCTAAGTCACCTTCTCCACCATCGCAGGAGGCAGGGTCATGA
- a CDS encoding GerAB/ArcD/ProY family transporter — translation MSSPTVVKITPIQLFVMMILFQIGSAIVVGIGGEAKQDAWIAVLVASGIGIVIFFLYWFILAPNHGKTLFEIFELTIGRKGANVLTFMFVLYFFYLSTRVARDFFEILVTSTFPRTPIEIFAITFFLMVCYVVYLGPEVMVRTAEIFTPYFILFLVLLSLFLLMAEQIKIEKVRPVLGDGYWPVIDAVFPNLIGFPFGEIIALFIFMTYTMKKKIIPKVVVSSIIVTGLVLSFFMFIKVSVLGVDMNERTAFPLLSVTREVTIFNFIERLDPLVVFLMMIGIYVKVSVFFFSGVKGLEYIFSIPYRSFVIPIGLLLALFSILIASNFAEHIEEGIQFVPLFLHMPMQVGIPLIVAMILWWKRRKGAAQQNVKA, via the coding sequence GTGAGCTCACCAACAGTCGTTAAAATCACACCCATTCAACTGTTTGTTATGATGATATTATTTCAAATAGGTTCGGCTATCGTGGTTGGAATTGGTGGAGAAGCGAAACAAGATGCGTGGATAGCTGTTTTAGTGGCGAGTGGAATTGGTATAGTTATCTTTTTTCTTTATTGGTTCATCTTAGCTCCAAACCATGGCAAAACGTTGTTTGAAATATTTGAACTAACCATTGGAAGGAAAGGGGCTAATGTCCTTACCTTTATGTTTGTTCTTTATTTTTTTTATTTAAGCACTCGCGTTGCACGAGACTTTTTTGAAATATTAGTAACCAGTACATTTCCTAGAACCCCAATTGAAATCTTTGCTATTACCTTTTTTTTAATGGTTTGTTATGTAGTTTATCTTGGTCCAGAAGTTATGGTAAGGACTGCAGAAATATTTACTCCATATTTTATCCTATTTTTAGTGCTTTTAAGCTTATTTTTACTAATGGCTGAGCAAATTAAGATAGAAAAGGTAAGGCCGGTCCTAGGTGATGGCTATTGGCCAGTTATTGATGCGGTTTTTCCTAATTTAATAGGTTTTCCGTTTGGTGAAATAATTGCTCTTTTTATTTTCATGACGTATACGATGAAAAAGAAAATCATTCCGAAAGTAGTGGTAAGCTCTATTATTGTCACTGGGCTGGTTTTATCCTTTTTTATGTTTATAAAAGTATCCGTATTAGGAGTTGATATGAACGAGAGAACTGCATTTCCGTTATTAAGTGTAACTAGGGAAGTAACAATCTTTAATTTTATCGAGCGTTTGGATCCTCTTGTTGTTTTCTTGATGATGATTGGTATATACGTAAAGGTAAGTGTCTTTTTCTTTAGCGGTGTAAAAGGCTTAGAGTATATTTTTTCGATACCGTATCGTTCATTTGTGATTCCAATTGGACTGCTCTTAGCGCTTTTTTCGATATTGATAGCTTCTAATTTTGCTGAACATATTGAAGAGGGTATTCAATTTGTTCCTCTCTTTTTGCATATGCCAATGCAGGTTGGAATCCCACTAATCGTAGCAATGATTTTATGGTGGAAGAGGAGGAAAGGAGCGGCTCAACAGAATGTTAAAGCTTAA
- a CDS encoding glycoside hydrolase domain-containing protein produces MRQYIILGVVYLLALASFFFFVASDYCDCEINVVTPITPVFQVPTDESDDDETNGTEEENGEEQEETETNGRDEDNGEDQDSESNGREEEDTDENGESNGRDEDEDSTNGTVRDQASGDEILWGVDSASLTDQEFFACVINNFGDPVIWGRYLEDKDGVSFGLITEEVELLHDNGVSILVIYNHFTDGTTYEKGVSEAETAIEYAQNIGVPEGVAIFANVEPFYPIDSAFIQGWYDTIDPSEYTPAIYGVFSPDGDNNVRIAFEAAVDDNPEILDNTIIWTNQPQIGITTEANAPEFDPQGPENALTWAWQYGIDAETCNIDTVLYESAILDFVWSPED; encoded by the coding sequence ATGAGACAATATATTATTCTAGGGGTTGTTTATCTCCTTGCTCTCGCTTCATTTTTCTTTTTTGTTGCAAGTGACTATTGCGATTGTGAAATCAACGTTGTCACACCAATTACTCCCGTATTCCAAGTCCCTACCGATGAATCGGACGATGATGAAACGAATGGTACGGAGGAAGAGAATGGTGAAGAGCAAGAAGAAACCGAAACCAACGGTCGTGATGAAGACAATGGTGAAGACCAAGATTCTGAATCTAACGGTCGAGAAGAAGAAGATACCGATGAAAATGGAGAATCTAACGGTCGCGACGAAGACGAAGATTCCACAAACGGCACTGTCCGTGACCAAGCAAGCGGTGATGAGATTTTGTGGGGGGTTGACTCCGCAAGTTTGACTGACCAAGAGTTCTTTGCTTGTGTAATTAACAACTTTGGTGACCCTGTCATATGGGGCCGCTATTTAGAAGATAAAGACGGCGTTTCTTTCGGATTAATCACAGAAGAAGTGGAGTTACTTCATGATAATGGAGTTTCGATTCTTGTAATCTATAATCACTTCACTGATGGCACAACGTATGAAAAAGGTGTTTCCGAAGCAGAAACTGCGATAGAATATGCTCAAAACATCGGCGTTCCTGAAGGTGTTGCGATTTTCGCTAATGTTGAACCGTTTTATCCAATTGATTCTGCCTTTATCCAAGGTTGGTATGATACAATCGATCCATCAGAGTATACTCCCGCAATATATGGAGTGTTCTCTCCGGATGGAGACAACAATGTTCGGATTGCTTTTGAAGCAGCAGTAGATGACAATCCGGAGATACTTGATAATACTATCATTTGGACAAATCAACCTCAAATAGGGATAACGACCGAAGCGAATGCACCAGAATTTGATCCACAAGGCCCAGAAAATGCGCTAACATGGGCATGGCAATACGGAATCGATGCGGAAACGTGTAACATTGATACTGTATTATATGAATCTGCTATTCTCGATTTTGTTTGGTCTCCAGAAGATTAA
- a CDS encoding YwqG family protein yields MAYKKDALQIPLELEAFRKDIEKTVQPFIKINLKKAKTTLHQSKFAGNPYLPQTMEHPLSKDGKPMKLLAQLNFSEIPRLEPFPTEGILQFFIGAEDDVMGIDFDDMTNQSNFKIVFHSHVIEDESRLVTDFSYMDNLNTEYFPIEHEVALSFEESSEPVSSNDFRLDELLGDVDLNDEVYKGDELIELWEVYSEAFLGEGHKIGGYPFFTQSDPREWEEKYMKHEVLLLQIDTDDKEGIMWGDCGIANFFITKEDLQKRNFTKVIYNWDCH; encoded by the coding sequence ATGGCTTATAAAAAGGATGCACTTCAAATACCTCTTGAATTGGAAGCTTTCAGGAAAGACATTGAAAAAACCGTTCAACCCTTTATCAAAATCAATCTAAAAAAAGCGAAAACTACGCTTCATCAAAGTAAATTTGCAGGGAACCCCTACTTACCACAGACAATGGAACATCCTTTAAGTAAGGACGGGAAACCAATGAAACTTTTAGCACAGCTTAACTTTAGTGAAATACCTAGGTTAGAGCCCTTTCCCACCGAAGGCATTCTCCAATTTTTTATCGGAGCTGAAGACGACGTGATGGGAATTGATTTTGATGATATGACAAACCAATCTAATTTTAAAATCGTATTTCATAGTCATGTTATCGAAGACGAATCAAGGCTCGTTACTGATTTCAGTTATATGGACAACCTCAATACCGAATACTTTCCAATTGAACACGAGGTAGCCTTATCGTTTGAAGAAAGTTCTGAACCTGTTTCAAGTAACGACTTTCGGCTTGATGAGTTACTAGGGGACGTAGATCTAAATGATGAAGTGTATAAGGGCGACGAGCTTATCGAGTTATGGGAAGTCTATTCAGAAGCATTCTTAGGTGAGGGGCATAAAATTGGCGGCTATCCTTTCTTTACACAATCCGACCCAAGGGAATGGGAAGAAAAGTATATGAAACATGAAGTATTATTGCTGCAAATTGATACCGATGATAAGGAAGGCATTATGTGGGGCGATTGTGGTATAGCTAATTTTTTTATTACGAAAGAGGATTTACAAAAAAGGAACTTCACAAAAGTCATTTACAATTGGGATTGTCATTAA
- a CDS encoding Ku protein: MHTMWKGSISFGLVNIPVKLHAATENKDIKLRTLHKECKSPISYQKVCPVCEKEVAPEDIVKAYEYAKNKFVVLDEEELEALRKENEDKAVEIIDFVKLEEIDPIYFEKTYYMSPNEGGNKAYSLLRKALEDSGKIGVAKIIIRSKEHLAVIRVYQNTLVMETIHYPDEVRNVGDVPNIPAEDNLTKKEIDTAMMLIDQLTTEFQPENYHDEYRTALMELIEEKKSKEQTVTGAEKTTPTPNNVTDLMAALQASIDKTKKKKPATTRKKATTAKTADEKEPVAKTPTTRKRKNA, encoded by the coding sequence ATGCACACAATGTGGAAAGGAAGTATAAGCTTTGGTTTAGTGAACATCCCAGTAAAGCTTCACGCCGCAACTGAAAACAAAGACATCAAATTACGTACTCTTCACAAAGAATGTAAATCACCAATCAGCTATCAAAAAGTATGTCCTGTTTGTGAAAAGGAAGTAGCCCCTGAGGATATAGTGAAGGCCTATGAATATGCGAAAAATAAATTTGTTGTTCTTGATGAAGAGGAACTTGAAGCACTTCGAAAGGAAAATGAAGATAAAGCGGTTGAGATTATTGATTTTGTTAAACTAGAAGAAATCGACCCCATTTATTTTGAAAAGACCTATTATATGTCACCGAATGAAGGCGGAAATAAAGCCTACTCCTTACTTCGAAAAGCACTTGAAGATTCAGGGAAAATTGGCGTAGCGAAAATCATCATCCGCTCCAAAGAACATTTGGCTGTGATTCGAGTGTATCAAAATACATTGGTCATGGAGACGATCCATTATCCCGATGAAGTGCGGAATGTTGGGGACGTACCGAATATTCCAGCAGAAGATAATCTTACGAAAAAAGAAATTGATACAGCAATGATGCTTATTGACCAACTAACGACGGAATTCCAGCCTGAAAATTATCATGATGAGTATCGAACAGCATTAATGGAGTTAATTGAAGAGAAGAAAAGCAAAGAACAAACGGTTACAGGAGCTGAGAAAACAACTCCAACTCCAAACAATGTGACAGATTTAATGGCTGCTCTTCAAGCTTCTATTGATAAAACAAAGAAAAAGAAACCAGCTACGACTAGGAAAAAAGCAACAACCGCAAAGACTGCCGATGAAAAAGAACCAGTAGCAAAAACGCCAACAACTAGAAAGAGAAAGAACGCCTAA
- a CDS encoding DNA ligase D has product MKPMMPTLTFETPIGDDWRYEVKYDGFRCKLKWDKDNIELLSKYNNSLTEQFPEIISYCKKLTRTVEQLLPLTLDGELVVLENEYKGDFESIQVRGRLRTEASILEKSKTIPATFMAFDVLQVSGKDVTGQLFDKRKEKLSDIVTNVIGGDKIKLIQASSLLEDVWNKVTVHLGEGMIAKHKNSKWEMGKRTKTWYKIKNWRIVSAFITAYQKDNGFFHVAVWKGDTLLPVGLFKNGLQDQERNALIEIIRSNHTKETTDFIYVEPSIVVEIKCLELYRGQLREPYFHQFRFDVNAEDCTEEKLAQSLEPLPASVQITNPEKILWQEKGIDKLTFVQYLRTMAPYLMPFLQDRTLTVVRFPNGVHNEAFFQKNCPDYAPDFVRTRMEGDINYIVCNELETLIWLGNQASVEFHIPFETIHAHKPSEIVFDLDPPSRNEFSLAVEAAMLIKEVADGLQLQAFCKTSGNKGIQVYFPLPENTYSYEDTRAFTAFIAEYLISKEPNWFTIERLKKNRGKKLYVDYVQHGERKTIIAPYSARGNEDGLVSTPLFWEEVNESLSIEDFSIINVPARVREKGDPFAGLWEAKKEQPYGPVLEFLKGKK; this is encoded by the coding sequence ATGAAGCCAATGATGCCAACCTTAACGTTTGAAACTCCGATTGGAGACGATTGGCGCTATGAAGTAAAATATGATGGCTTCCGCTGCAAACTGAAGTGGGACAAAGACAACATTGAGTTATTGAGCAAATATAACAATTCCTTAACCGAGCAGTTCCCAGAAATTATTTCTTATTGTAAAAAACTCACAAGAACAGTCGAACAACTCCTCCCTCTTACGCTAGACGGTGAATTAGTTGTCTTGGAGAATGAATATAAAGGTGATTTTGAATCGATACAAGTAAGAGGCCGCTTGCGTACTGAAGCTTCTATCCTCGAAAAAAGCAAAACCATCCCAGCCACTTTTATGGCTTTTGATGTTCTCCAAGTGAGTGGAAAAGACGTAACCGGTCAACTCTTTGACAAAAGGAAAGAAAAACTCTCAGATATCGTCACCAATGTCATTGGCGGTGATAAAATCAAACTCATTCAAGCCTCAAGTCTTCTTGAAGACGTTTGGAATAAAGTTACCGTTCATCTCGGGGAAGGCATGATTGCGAAGCATAAAAACAGCAAATGGGAAATGGGAAAACGAACGAAAACATGGTACAAAATTAAAAACTGGCGAATTGTCTCAGCATTTATTACAGCTTATCAAAAAGACAATGGCTTTTTTCATGTCGCTGTCTGGAAAGGTGATACTCTTCTTCCAGTCGGCCTGTTTAAAAACGGTTTGCAAGACCAAGAGCGAAATGCGTTAATTGAAATTATCCGCTCGAACCATACAAAGGAAACGACTGATTTTATCTATGTAGAACCTAGCATCGTCGTCGAGATTAAGTGTTTAGAATTATACCGTGGCCAATTACGAGAGCCTTATTTCCATCAGTTTCGCTTTGATGTCAATGCTGAGGATTGTACAGAGGAAAAGCTCGCACAAAGCTTGGAACCATTGCCTGCTTCGGTTCAGATTACAAATCCCGAGAAAATACTCTGGCAGGAAAAAGGAATTGACAAGCTCACATTTGTACAATATTTACGAACAATGGCCCCTTACCTAATGCCGTTTTTGCAAGACCGAACGTTAACAGTTGTGAGATTTCCAAATGGGGTTCACAACGAAGCTTTTTTTCAAAAAAACTGCCCAGACTATGCCCCAGATTTTGTTCGTACCAGAATGGAAGGTGACATTAATTATATTGTCTGCAATGAACTCGAAACTCTTATCTGGCTCGGAAACCAAGCGTCTGTGGAGTTTCATATTCCATTTGAAACCATTCATGCCCATAAGCCGAGCGAAATCGTTTTTGATTTAGATCCCCCATCAAGGAATGAATTTTCTTTAGCTGTAGAAGCCGCTATGTTAATTAAGGAAGTTGCCGACGGCTTACAGCTTCAAGCTTTTTGTAAAACATCCGGGAATAAAGGAATTCAAGTGTATTTCCCGCTCCCTGAAAACACCTATTCCTATGAGGATACTCGTGCGTTTACCGCCTTTATTGCTGAGTATCTTATTTCAAAGGAACCGAATTGGTTTACGATTGAACGCTTAAAAAAGAACCGCGGTAAGAAACTGTATGTGGACTATGTCCAGCACGGCGAACGAAAAACGATTATTGCCCCATATTCAGCGCGCGGGAATGAAGATGGGTTAGTATCGACTCCTTTATTTTGGGAAGAAGTAAATGAATCATTATCAATTGAAGACTTTTCGATTATAAATGTTCCCGCACGAGTAAGAGAAAAAGGAGACCCGTTTGCCGGATTATGGGAAGCGAAAAAAGAACAGCCCTATGGTCCCGTGTTGGAGTTTTTGAAAGGTAAGAAATAA
- a CDS encoding ABC transporter ATP-binding protein, producing the protein MLKVENITKKIRDRTVLHHINLQLAEGEVLGLIGPNGAGKTTLLSLLSTTMPLESGDITVDGLSVRNHVNEIRKKIGYVPQEIALYPTLTVFDNLSFWASMLQIKDKHKRIKDMVQLLHLKNVQNERIERLSGGYKRRVNIAVALMHEPSILLMDEPTVGMDLFSKQELLPFLKDLSKNGTSIIYTSHDVEELLYLSDRIAMLEEGKLVFNGSVKEAKQEITLLQGIN; encoded by the coding sequence ATGCTAAAAGTGGAAAACATAACTAAAAAAATTCGTGATAGGACAGTGCTTCATCACATAAATTTACAATTAGCTGAAGGTGAGGTACTAGGCTTAATCGGTCCAAATGGAGCTGGGAAAACAACATTACTATCATTACTAAGTACAACAATGCCGTTAGAAAGTGGTGATATTACAGTCGATGGGTTATCTGTCCGGAATCACGTCAACGAAATTCGAAAAAAAATAGGCTATGTTCCTCAAGAAATTGCGCTTTATCCAACTTTAACCGTTTTTGATAACTTATCTTTCTGGGCAAGTATGTTGCAAATAAAAGATAAACACAAAAGGATAAAAGACATGGTGCAATTGCTGCATTTAAAAAATGTTCAGAATGAAAGAATTGAACGCTTATCAGGTGGATATAAACGTCGTGTAAACATTGCAGTCGCCCTCATGCACGAGCCGAGTATTTTACTTATGGATGAACCAACAGTTGGAATGGACTTATTTTCAAAGCAAGAACTGCTTCCATTTTTAAAAGACCTTTCTAAAAATGGAACATCAATCATTTATACGAGTCATGATGTTGAAGAACTTCTTTATCTTTCGGATCGAATTGCAATGTTGGAAGAGGGAAAACTTGTCTTTAATGGGTCTGTGAAAGAGGCAAAGCAAGAAATTACTTTATTACAAGGAATAAACTAA